One genomic segment of Aquipluma nitroreducens includes these proteins:
- a CDS encoding diacylglycerol/lipid kinase family protein, producing the protein MTQTKTERIFLIINKYAGHKNGAKAIEIVIPYLIKRGYLVEHTFTNHPGHATELAAKASVSGFDLVVAVGGDGTVNEVAQGLIGTSTPMGIIPMGSGNGLARELGISMDIRKSTMALIKGENLQLDVCKLNDQRFLCTSGIGFDAMIADKMSKAASRGFLKYVQLVIQESIFFKPLQVRMKIDGVVIEESVFLITFANASQFGNNAYIAPAASMTDGLIDVVVVRKFVKLWMPFFAVALFSKLIPKLPFVDCYKARRIELELANTPYYHFDGEPGRLKVPSKIELDEEKIWVRRAR; encoded by the coding sequence ATGACACAAACTAAGACAGAACGAATATTCCTGATAATTAATAAATATGCAGGGCACAAGAACGGTGCGAAAGCGATAGAGATTGTGATACCATATTTAATTAAAAGAGGATATTTAGTCGAGCACACCTTTACCAATCATCCCGGACATGCTACGGAACTAGCAGCAAAAGCTTCTGTCAGTGGTTTTGATTTGGTTGTCGCAGTCGGAGGTGATGGAACTGTGAATGAAGTTGCACAGGGACTGATTGGAACGAGCACGCCGATGGGAATTATTCCGATGGGTTCCGGAAATGGACTAGCCCGCGAACTTGGAATTTCAATGGATATTCGTAAAAGTACGATGGCTTTGATTAAAGGGGAAAACTTACAATTGGATGTTTGCAAGCTAAATGATCAGCGTTTCTTGTGTACCAGTGGAATTGGCTTTGATGCGATGATTGCCGACAAAATGAGCAAAGCCGCTTCTCGTGGATTTCTGAAATATGTGCAGTTGGTTATTCAGGAGAGTATTTTTTTCAAACCGCTTCAGGTTAGGATGAAAATTGATGGTGTTGTCATTGAAGAATCAGTATTCCTGATCACCTTCGCAAATGCTTCGCAGTTTGGAAATAATGCATATATTGCTCCTGCTGCGAGTATGACAGATGGATTAATAGATGTCGTTGTTGTCCGAAAATTTGTGAAGCTTTGGATGCCATTTTTTGCGGTTGCTCTTTTCTCTAAGCTTATTCCAAAACTGCCTTTTGTCGATTGCTATAAGGCCAGACGAATTGAACTAGAATTGGCTAATACGCCATATTACCATTTTGATGGTGAACCAGGACGGTTGAAGGTTCCATCTAAAATAGAGCTTGACGAAGAAAAAATTTGGGTTAGGCGTGCCCGATGA
- a CDS encoding ammonia-forming cytochrome c nitrite reductase subunit c552 codes for MKLNNFSKLLLSALVVMCIAPSCVKEGPMGLTGATGANGKDGTNGTDANQTCKVCHTSTKVDLISTQFQFSKHEYGEAAFEESGNTGCTPCHAQEAFKYVVANNVPATFTLNPATGKYVNNYATVSSAAYGEIGCSTCHSALHTTYGTADLAFTTVAPVPMTMWGGAKVIDLKADGGKSNLCVKCHQPRPFTNALTGNVLDYVALATTTGVVFDGDPAGKTNIIKPSYRTHTHYGAIGAVYAGMGGVEFPGTLPYTNSAHTQAASCMDCHMGAMVGRSGGHTFSAAGKFDGCNVAGCHTTAITSASTTLWVNPRAEIKKLLGDLAAKLTIGGVDILNRNGDSASNLWYGITANNYDGYLNVYDPITNPTAQTYNASSFKYVGTPPATWSAEQKAYNATLPTLTLSNAQMGAIINFQLCLRDYSLGIHNFAYTKALLTNSIAKL; via the coding sequence ATGAAACTTAACAATTTTTCCAAGCTTTTGCTTTCTGCGTTAGTAGTCATGTGTATAGCTCCATCATGTGTGAAAGAAGGTCCTATGGGATTAACCGGGGCTACAGGGGCAAACGGCAAAGATGGCACCAATGGTACTGATGCCAATCAAACATGTAAAGTTTGTCACACTTCTACAAAGGTTGATTTAATTTCTACTCAGTTCCAATTTTCTAAACATGAGTATGGTGAAGCTGCTTTCGAAGAATCGGGCAATACTGGCTGTACTCCATGTCATGCTCAAGAAGCGTTTAAATATGTTGTAGCGAATAACGTTCCAGCAACATTTACATTAAATCCAGCAACTGGTAAGTATGTAAACAATTATGCTACTGTATCTTCAGCTGCATATGGCGAAATTGGTTGTTCAACTTGCCACAGCGCTTTGCATACCACTTATGGAACTGCTGATTTGGCGTTTACTACTGTTGCTCCTGTTCCAATGACTATGTGGGGTGGTGCTAAGGTTATCGATCTTAAAGCTGATGGCGGAAAGAGTAATCTTTGTGTTAAATGCCACCAACCACGTCCATTTACAAATGCTTTAACCGGGAATGTATTAGACTATGTTGCATTGGCAACTACAACTGGTGTTGTATTTGATGGCGACCCAGCCGGGAAAACCAATATTATTAAGCCAAGCTACAGAACTCATACTCATTATGGCGCTATTGGTGCTGTATATGCTGGAATGGGTGGAGTAGAATTCCCTGGAACATTACCTTACACCAATTCAGCTCATACACAAGCTGCCTCTTGTATGGATTGCCACATGGGAGCAATGGTTGGAAGATCAGGTGGACATACATTCAGTGCTGCCGGTAAATTTGACGGTTGTAACGTTGCAGGTTGTCACACAACAGCTATTACTTCTGCATCTACTACACTTTGGGTGAATCCACGTGCAGAAATCAAAAAACTTCTTGGTGATCTTGCTGCTAAACTTACAATTGGAGGGGTAGATATTTTGAATAGAAATGGTGATTCAGCTTCGAACTTATGGTACGGAATTACTGCTAATAACTATGACGGTTATTTGAATGTTTACGATCCAATTACCAATCCAACTGCTCAGACATATAATGCAAGCAGTTTTAAATATGTTGGAACTCCTCCAGCAACATGGTCTGCAGAGCAAAAAGCTTATAACGCAACTTTACCAACACTTACATTATCAAATGCACAAATGGGAGCAATTATTAACTTCCAGTTATGCTTAAGAGATTATAGTTTGGGTATTCACAACTTTGCTTATACCAAAGCTCTTTTGACAAACTCAATTGCTAAATTGTAA
- a CDS encoding Crp/Fnr family transcriptional regulator codes for MEPRRIEEACIKCKDRCCARCFDDGEENIFNCLTTEELEMLVKEKRHVTFNAGETILKQNTSASHVVCIKRGLAKIIAEGDGDKKLILRLVATHSILTGGGIFIDEIRHFTVQAVTQVDCCFIDSEKIYELVSNNSQFAFELLKLNNKQNIQMLNNLVGITQKYMPGRVSDLLLYLRNEIFLCNPFDTRLSRQELADMTGMTMESFIRILKEFKTSGIISVDGTNIHILDEDALQLISRKG; via the coding sequence ATGGAGCCAAGAAGGATAGAAGAGGCGTGTATAAAATGCAAAGATCGTTGCTGTGCACGTTGTTTTGATGATGGTGAGGAAAATATTTTCAATTGTCTTACTACTGAAGAGTTGGAAATGCTTGTAAAGGAAAAACGACATGTCACTTTTAATGCGGGCGAAACCATCTTAAAGCAAAATACATCTGCCAGTCATGTTGTTTGTATCAAACGTGGCCTTGCTAAAATTATAGCTGAAGGTGATGGCGATAAAAAATTAATTCTCCGTTTGGTTGCAACGCATTCTATTTTAACCGGAGGCGGCATCTTTATCGACGAAATCAGGCATTTTACAGTTCAGGCTGTAACACAGGTAGATTGTTGTTTCATTGATTCTGAAAAGATTTATGAATTAGTGTCGAATAATAGCCAATTTGCTTTTGAATTGCTGAAGCTAAATAATAAGCAAAATATACAGATGCTTAATAATCTGGTTGGGATTACCCAAAAATATATGCCAGGCAGAGTTTCCGATTTGTTGCTATATCTTCGGAATGAAATATTTCTTTGTAATCCTTTTGATACCCGGTTGTCGAGGCAGGAATTGGCTGATATGACTGGTATGACTATGGAAAGCTTCATCCGAATTCTGAAGGAATTTAAAACTTCAGGAATTATATCGGTTGATGGAACTAATATTCATATTCTTGATGAGGATGCGCTACAGTTGATCAGCAGGAAAGGTTGA